One Capricornis sumatraensis isolate serow.1 chromosome 8, serow.2, whole genome shotgun sequence genomic region harbors:
- the LOC138083580 gene encoding schlafen family member 12-like, translated as MVPIVHKYFDFMKQVFAKQPDSWHVKDNQVTQLSVEEWVQLMMDPEPVPSEKVTYIPEILCKRLFSQREGLAQLIRKEMGSVRQGTLIFSKSWSLDLDLQENQSVICDALLISQDRPPVLYTFLRELNEELKGYSIQTALTLKKKLVKIGGYTGKLCVMTKIYWSEESSTLTEGSARLLHDSSLSAIYPKSYTLITSQTMNDLKKALFIVLKRLGTLSDKFDSEIFQHLLSNQHGLLSEE; from the exons ATGGTTCCAATTGTTCACAAATACTTTGACTTTATGAAACAag TGTTTGCCAAACAGCCGGACTCCTGGCATGTGAAAGACAATCAGGTGACGCAGCTGTCCGTGGAGGAGTGGGTGCAATTAATGATGGATCCTGAACCAG TGCCATCAGAAAAGGTGACATATATTCCAGAAATCCTCTGCAAGAGACTGTTCTCACAACGTGAAGGACTTGCGCAGTTGATACGTAAAGAGATGGGCTCTGTTCGTCAAGGTACATTGATCTTTTCTAAGAGCTGGTCTTTGGATCTGGACTTGCAAGAGAACCAGAGCGTCATCTGTGATGCACTTCTAATTTCCCAGGACCGGCCACCAGTCTTATACACCTTCCTCCGGGAACTGAATGAGGAACTAAAAGGTTATTCTATACAAACTGCCTTAACTTTAAAGAAGAAACTGGTAAAAATTGGTGGCTACACTGGGAAACTGTGTGTCATGACAAAGATCTACTGGAGTGAAGAATCTTCTACATTAACTGAAGGCAGTGCCAGACTTCTTCATGATTCAAGCTTATCTGCAATTTACCCTAAGTCCTACACCCTCATAACCAGTCAAACAATGAACGACTTAAAGAAGGCCCTTTTTATAGTCTTGAAGAGACTTGGAACTTTGAGTGATAAATTTGATTCTGAGATTTTTCAACACCTCTTGAGCAATCAGCATGGATTACTTTCTGAGGAATGA